A genomic segment from Nocardia cyriacigeorgica GUH-2 encodes:
- a CDS encoding SRPBCC family protein — protein MGHIDATKNLNAAPDAVWAVVSDTSTWDKWFTIHERWMEEPPATLTAGAKLVAKIFMLGMANKIEWVVESVDAPNKLVLSGTGMAGVKVRFSFEIQPEGAGSKFSVDGDFEGALIKGALGKAVEKDGAKQLDKTLEQLDALASA, from the coding sequence ATGGGTCATATCGACGCCACCAAGAACCTCAACGCCGCCCCGGACGCCGTCTGGGCCGTTGTCTCCGACACCTCCACCTGGGACAAGTGGTTCACCATCCACGAGCGCTGGATGGAGGAGCCGCCCGCCACCCTGACCGCGGGCGCCAAACTGGTCGCCAAGATCTTCATGCTCGGCATGGCCAACAAGATCGAATGGGTGGTCGAGAGCGTCGACGCCCCCAACAAGCTGGTGCTCAGCGGCACCGGCATGGCCGGGGTGAAGGTGCGCTTCTCCTTCGAGATCCAGCCGGAAGGTGCAGGCAGCAAGTTCTCCGTCGACGGTGATTTCGAGGGTGCGCTGATCAAGGGCGCGCTCGGCAAGGCGGTCGAGAAGGACGGCGCCAAGCAGCTGGACAAGACCCTCGAGCAGCTCGACGCGCTGGCGTCGGCCTGA